In Castor canadensis chromosome 11, mCasCan1.hap1v2, whole genome shotgun sequence, a single genomic region encodes these proteins:
- the Dlg4 gene encoding disks large homolog 4 isoform X3, translating into MCLCVKYRYQDEDTPPLEHSPAHLPNQANSPPVIVNTDTLEAPGYELQVNGTEGEMEYEEITLERGNSGLGFSIAGGTDNPHIGDDPSIFITKIIPGGAAAQDGRLRVNDSILFVNEVDVREVTHSAAVEALKEAGSIVRLYVMRRKPPAEKVMEIKLIKGPKGLGFSIAGGVGNQHIPGDNSIYVTKIIEGGAAHKDGRLQIGDKILAVNSVGLEDVMHEDAVAALKNTYDVVYLKVAKPSNAYLSDSYAPPDITTSYSQHLDNEISHSSYLGTDYPTAMTPTSPRRYSPVAKDLLGEEDIPREPRRIVIHRGSTGLGFNIVGGEDGEGIFISFILAGGPADLSGELRKGDQILSVNGVDLRNASHEQAAIALKNAGQTVTIIAQYKPEEYSRFEAKIHDLREQLMNSSLGSGTASLRSNPKRGFYIRALFDYDKTKDCGFLSQALSFRFGDVLHVIDASDEEWWQARRVHSDSETDDIGFIPSKRRVERREWSRLKAKDWGSSSGSQGREDSVLSYETVTQMEVHYARPIIILGPTKDRANDDLLSEFPDKFGSCVPHTTRPKREYEIDGRDYHFVSSREKMEKDIQAHKFIEAGQYNSHLYGTSVQSVREVAEQGKHCILDVSANAVRRLQAAHLHPIAIFIRPRSLENVLEINKRITEEQARKAFDRATKLEQEFTECFSAIVEGDSFEEIYHKVKRVIEDLSGPYIWVPARERL; encoded by the exons GCCAATTCTCCCCCTGTGATTGTCAACACAGATACCCTAGAAGCCCCAGGATAT GAGTTGCAGGTGAACGGGACCGAGGGGGAGATGGAATACGAGGAGATCACATTGGAAAGG GGTAACTCAGGTCTGGGCTTCAGCATCGCAGGTGGCACTGACAACCCGCACATCGGTGACGACCCATCCATTTTCATCACCAAGATCATTCCTGGTGGAGCAGCAGCCCAGGATGGCCGCCTCAG GGTCAACGACAGCATCCTGTTTGTAAATGAAGTGGATGTGCGGGAGGTGACCCACTCAGCTGCAGTGGAGGCCCTCAAAGAGGCAGGCTCCATTGTGCGCCTCTATGTCATGCGCCGGAAACCCCCAGCTGAGAAGGTCATGGAGATCAAGCTCATCAAAGGGCCTAAAG GTCTTGGCTTCAGCATCGCAGGGGGTGTGGGGAACCAGCACATCCCTGGAGATAACAGCATCTATGTAACAAAGATCATTGAAGGGGGTGCCGCCCACAAGGATGGGAGGTTGCAGATTGGAGACAAGATCCTGGCG GTCAACAGTGTGGGGCTGGAGGACGTCATGCATGAGGATGCTGTGGCAGCCCTGAAGAACACATACGATGTTGTCTACCTAAAGGTGGCCAAGCCCAGCAATGCCTACCTGAGTGACAGCTATGCTCCCCCAGACATCACAACCT CTTATTCCCAACACCTGGACAACGAGATCAGTCACAGCAGCTACCTGGGCACTGACTACCCCACAGCCATGACTCCCACTTCGCCTCGGCGCTACTCCCCAGTGGCCAAGGACCTGCTTGGGGAGGAAGATATTCCCCGAGAACCGAGGCGAATTGTGATCCACCGGGGCTCCACAGGCCTGGGCTTCAACATTGTGGGTGGCGAGGATGGTGAAGGcatcttcatctccttcatcCTGGCCGGGGGCCCCGCCGACCTCAGTGGGGAGCTGCGGAAGGGGGATCAGATCCTGTCG GTCAACGGTGTTGACCTCCGCAATGCCAGCCATGAGCAGGCTGCCATTGCCCTGAAGAACGCAGGTCAGACGGTCACGATCATTGCTCAGTATAAACCAGAAG AGTATAGCAGATTCGAGGCTAAGATCCATGACCTTCGGGAACAACTCATGAACAGTAGCCTGGGCTCAGGGACTGCCTCCCTGCGGAGCAACCCCAAAAGGGGTTTCTATATCAG GGCCCTGTTTGATTATGACAAGACCAAGGACTGCGGCTTCCTGAGCCAAGCCCTGAGCTTCCGCTTTGGGGACGTGCTGCATGTAATTGATGCTAGCGATGAGGAGTGGTGGCAGGCACGGCGAGTCCACTCTGACAGTGAGACGGATGACATTGGCTTCATTCCCAGCAAACGGCG GGTTGAACGACGGGAGTGGTCAAGGTTAAAGGCCAAG GACTGGGGCTCCAGCTCTGGATCACAGG GTCGAGAAGACTCAGTTCTGAGCTATGAGACAGTGACGCAGATGGAAG TGCACTATGCTCGCCCCATCATCATCCTTGGACCCACCAAGGACCGCGCCAATGATGATCTTCTCTCCGAGTTCCCTGACAAGTTTGGATCCTGTGTCCCCC ATACGACACGACCCAAGCGGGAATATGAGATAGATGGCCGGGATTACCACTTTGTGTCATCCCgggagaaaatggagaaggaCATTCAGGCACACAAGTTCATTGAGGCTGGCCAGTACAACAGCCACCTCTACGGGACCAGCGTCCAGTCTGTGCGAGAGGTGGCAGAGCAG GGGAAGCACTGCATCCTCGATGTCTCCGCCAATGCTGTGCGGCGGCTGCAGGCGGCCCACCTGCACCCTATCGCCATCTTCATCCGCCCCCGCTCCCTGGAGAATGTGCT AGAGATTAACAAGCGGATCACAGAGGAGCAAGCCCGCAAAGCCTTTGACAGAGCCACCAAGCTGGAGCAGGAGTTCACAGAGTGTTTCTCAG CCATCGTGGAGGGTGACAGCTTTGAGGAGATCTACCACAAGGTGAAACGCGTCATTGAGGACCTCTCAGGCCCCTACATCTGGGTTCCAGCCCGAGAGAGACTCTGA